The genomic stretch AAATACAGTAAATTTACAAACTTTATAAACCGAGTGTGTTTGGTAGCACTGTCTGGACTGCAAGGGCGGAGTCTGAACATCAGTGATGTCTGAGCTCAATGCACCGCCTGCTGTTACTGTAAATAAATTCCAGATGATTTTCGCTAAGTTTCCAACACTAAATGCCTGATTGTCTTTTATAACTGTTCAAACTTTATAAAATGTATCgtttattataaaaataaaacaatcgtATGAACACAGTCTGTCAGTTTTATTCATGTTGGAAATAAGGCAACgtaaaaggaaaaataatattATCATACTGAATGTTGACGTCTCACACCTGCAGTCACCTGACTGTTAGCATCACACTCATGGAGAATTTAGTTCCTGCTGGAGGTGATTGGCACAGCATCAGCTGCAGCCTCATTACATACAGCTCAACACACTAATGCCTCCGAGCGCCACAAGGTTAAAAGGAGTTCAAATTGAAAGTGTTCAAAAGATTCTAATGGAATGTCAAACTCACTGTTTGATATAAGTGAACTAATGAATGTAATGGGTTGggtttgttttctgttaaatGCTCCTGTAGTGTACTCAGCCTCCTGATGCTGATGCataaacagctgctggagcctAATGATGACAGGATCCCAGTGATGATATTTACATTAAACGTTTACTCCTCCAGGTCCACTGCTTGGATGTCCCTCCTTCATTACCTTGTCCTGTGTGTCCTTCGAAACCCTGACACACAAGGCAAAAACTGCTACCATCATAATGTATTGCTATGAGTAGACCACAGCTTTGGTACGCAGgttcccctgggattaataaagaatTCTGATCATTCTGTGATGTATTGATCAGATTTATTTCCTGACTGTGTCTGTATATATAGAAACGGATTTTTCTGAAGAAAGGTTTTTATTAAAACTGTAAACTTCCAAATAAGGTCGGTAGCGTGGCTGGCTTGGGGTGGGGCTTGTAGCCAATCCGCTCGTTGATAAGCTCCGCCCTTGACGCTGCTGTGGAAGAAGACGCTGAGGCGGAGGCTCCACCCCCGATCATGTCAACACTGATCACGGAAGCGCCGCCTCCTGACTCCGCCTCCTCTCGCTGACGCTTCCTTGCCTAAAACACGGAACGGGTCTCAGTCCAGTTGATTGATCCTGACATCATTAATCATTGGTATTGATAAAATATCGATAAACGAACCTCAAGCTCCTTTTTGACGCACTCAAACTCCTCGGTGTCGTCGATTTTCAGCTCCAAGCGAGTTGGTTTCCTcctcaacatgtttacagttgtCCAAAGCTGCACAAACAGAACTGCTGagttccttgtgtgtgtgtagacagacagatagatagacagacagacagacagacagacagacagatagacagacagacagacagatagacagacagatagacagacagatagataga from Parambassis ranga unplaced genomic scaffold, fParRan2.1 scaffold_140_arrow_ctg1, whole genome shotgun sequence encodes the following:
- the LOC114429484 gene encoding anaphase-promoting complex subunit CDC26-like, with the translated sequence MLRRKPTRLELKIDDTEEFECVKKELEARKRQREEAESGGGASVISVDMIGGGASASASSSTAASRAELINERIGYKPHPKPATLPTLFGSLQF